The following proteins come from a genomic window of Pocillopora verrucosa isolate sample1 chromosome 6, ASM3666991v2, whole genome shotgun sequence:
- the LOC131788717 gene encoding uncharacterized protein CXorf65 homolog isoform X2, whose translation MFITVRFGDCQEALFNPNCMTKVLLEDIKKRCRRDREVIDLSDESGNLKNLLEHKGDYATQHLKARHSFILIKVDRKEGEETYTPLLNDIKTITSSFLQHLSRPQSSQSTVSPPSRQGRRKSSANWTKARTSLALSGDLRKRSRVRK comes from the exons ATGTTTATCACTGTTAGATTTGGAG ATTGTCAAGAAGCTCTCTTCAACCCAAACTGTATGACAAAGGTTCTTCTCGAGGACATAAAGAAGAGATGTCGTCGAGATAGAGAAG TAATTGACTTGTCAGATGAGTCAGGTAATCTAAAAAATTTGCTTGAACATAAAGGAGATTACGCTACACAACATTTAAAAGCGAGGCATTCATTTATACTCATCAAAGTTGACA gaaaagaaggagaagaaacatACACTCCCTTACTAAATGACATCAAGacaataacatcatcttttCTGC AACATCTCAGCAGGCCTCAAAGCAGCCAAAGTACTGTCTCACCACCAAGTCGCCAGGGTAGGCGCAAGTCAAGTGCTAATTGGACAAAAGCTAGAACAAGTTTAGCTTTGAGTGGCGACCTTAGAAAGAGATCAAGAGTCAGGAAATGA
- the LOC131788717 gene encoding uncharacterized protein CXorf65 homolog isoform X1, with product MFITVRFGDCQEALFNPNCMTKVLLEDIKKRCRRDREEVIDLSDESGNLKNLLEHKGDYATQHLKARHSFILIKVDRKEGEETYTPLLNDIKTITSSFLQHLSRPQSSQSTVSPPSRQGRRKSSANWTKARTSLALSGDLRKRSRVRK from the exons ATGTTTATCACTGTTAGATTTGGAG ATTGTCAAGAAGCTCTCTTCAACCCAAACTGTATGACAAAGGTTCTTCTCGAGGACATAAAGAAGAGATGTCGTCGAGATAGAGAAG AAGTAATTGACTTGTCAGATGAGTCAGGTAATCTAAAAAATTTGCTTGAACATAAAGGAGATTACGCTACACAACATTTAAAAGCGAGGCATTCATTTATACTCATCAAAGTTGACA gaaaagaaggagaagaaacatACACTCCCTTACTAAATGACATCAAGacaataacatcatcttttCTGC AACATCTCAGCAGGCCTCAAAGCAGCCAAAGTACTGTCTCACCACCAAGTCGCCAGGGTAGGCGCAAGTCAAGTGCTAATTGGACAAAAGCTAGAACAAGTTTAGCTTTGAGTGGCGACCTTAGAAAGAGATCAAGAGTCAGGAAATGA
- the LOC131788717 gene encoding uncharacterized protein isoform X3 gives MTKVLLEDIKKRCRRDREEVIDLSDESGNLKNLLEHKGDYATQHLKARHSFILIKVDRKEGEETYTPLLNDIKTITSSFLQHLSRPQSSQSTVSPPSRQGRRKSSANWTKARTSLALSGDLRKRSRVRK, from the exons ATGACAAAGGTTCTTCTCGAGGACATAAAGAAGAGATGTCGTCGAGATAGAGAAG AAGTAATTGACTTGTCAGATGAGTCAGGTAATCTAAAAAATTTGCTTGAACATAAAGGAGATTACGCTACACAACATTTAAAAGCGAGGCATTCATTTATACTCATCAAAGTTGACA gaaaagaaggagaagaaacatACACTCCCTTACTAAATGACATCAAGacaataacatcatcttttCTGC AACATCTCAGCAGGCCTCAAAGCAGCCAAAGTACTGTCTCACCACCAAGTCGCCAGGGTAGGCGCAAGTCAAGTGCTAATTGGACAAAAGCTAGAACAAGTTTAGCTTTGAGTGGCGACCTTAGAAAGAGATCAAGAGTCAGGAAATGA